The Halomonas sp. KG2 genome contains a region encoding:
- a CDS encoding DUF3455 domain-containing protein, which produces MTIQPLTRAALAATLIASFSHVALADMAPADVQVPDGNTVALETVGVGAITYMCEAKGDGTMGWVFKGPHAALNDSDGAQVGSYYGPPATWEALDGSKVTGTQLATAANGDGNIPLQLVEANPAEGEGAMTGVSYIQRLNTQGGVAPDVACDDGHDGATAVVTYQADYIFWTAN; this is translated from the coding sequence ATGACTATCCAACCTCTTACGCGTGCAGCACTCGCCGCTACCTTGATTGCATCCTTCAGTCACGTTGCGCTGGCCGATATGGCGCCTGCCGACGTTCAAGTGCCCGATGGCAATACCGTCGCTCTGGAAACAGTGGGTGTGGGTGCGATTACCTACATGTGCGAAGCTAAAGGTGACGGTACTATGGGCTGGGTATTCAAAGGCCCCCACGCGGCGCTGAACGACAGTGATGGTGCTCAAGTTGGCAGCTACTATGGACCGCCTGCTACTTGGGAAGCGTTGGATGGCTCCAAAGTGACCGGCACTCAGTTGGCAACTGCCGCGAATGGTGATGGCAATATCCCGTTGCAGCTCGTTGAAGCGAATCCTGCGGAAGGTGAGGGCGCAATGACTGGCGTTAGCTACATTCAACGCCTGAACACTCAAGGTGGTGTCGCACCCGATGTGGCTTGCGATGATGGCCATGACGGTGCCACCGCAGTCGTCACCTACCAGGCAGATTATATTTTCTGGACAGCTAACTAA